The DNA segment AATGCGGGCCACGTCGAAGGCGCCCCGTTCGCGAATTGCGCGGGCGGCTTCGGCGGGAATGATGCCGGATTCGGCCATCGCCGCGGCCGCGGCTATCTCGACCCGAAGCCAGGTCCGGTACCGGTGTTCGTCACTCCAGATCCGCCCCATTTCGGGGTGCGTGTAACGGGCAATCATGAGACCACTCGCAGTTGATCCTGGACAAGGCTCAAGCCCTCGACCGCGCCAAGCACGGCCACCGACAGCGGCGCCCGCGCCAACAGTTCACGTGCGACACGGGCGACGTCCTCGATGGTGACGGCCGTGATCCCGGCGATGGTTTCGTCAATCGTGAACATCCGGTCGAAGTACATTTCCTGCCGGGCCAGGTACGCCGCCCGATGCCACGTGCTCTCGAGCCCGAGCAGCAGGCCGCCTTTCACGTTGTCCTTCGCGCGCTGCAGCTCGGTGGCGGCAATCGGCAGCGTCGCCAGCTGGCGCAGCTCATTCATGATGACGCTAATCACCTCGCCGACCCGGTCGTTCGAGCAGCCGGCGTAGATGCTGAGCAGGCCCGCGTCGCGGAAGGCACTGAGGCCGCTGCCAACCGAGTAGGCCAGGCCTCGCTTCTCCCGAACATTCTGAAACAGCCGGGAACTCATCGATCCGCCCATCACCGTGTTGAGCACGAGGGCAGCGTACCGCTCGGGGTGATCCTGCGGGTACGCGCTCGCCCCCAGGCAGATGTGACTCTGCTCAAGATCCTTGTTGCGGATGATGACCAGCGCCGTGTCGGTGGGCGGCCCGTCATCCACGTGAGGGCGGCCAGGCCGCGTCGCGCCAAACGCCTTCTCCACCAGTTCGCGCACCCGCGCATGTTCGAGATTGCCGGCCGCGGCAATAATCAGATTGTCCGAGGTGTACGTCGCAGCAAAATAGTCGCGCAGGGCCCTCGTCGTCAGCGCTTCAATGCTCGCCCGCGTGCCGAGGATCGGCAGGCTGAGAGGATGACCGGTCCAGAACTGCTGCAGGAAGAGTTCGTGGACCAGATCGTCGGGCGTGTCCTCGACCATCTTGATCTCTTCAACGATGACGTTCTTTTCGCGTTGCACGTCATCATCGGCAAATCTCGGGTGCAGCACCACATCCGACAGAATGTCGACCGCCACCGGCAGCTGCTCGTCCAGCACCTTGATCGAGTAGTTGGCGTTCTCCTTGCCGGTTGACGCGTCCATCTGGCCGCCAATCGAGTCGGCCGCCTGCGCGATGGCCTCGGCCGATCGGGTCTCCGACCCTTTGAAGAGCATGTGCTCGACGAAGTGGGCGATGCCCGGCCATGCCGGCCCCTCCTGTCGCGACCCTCTTGTCAACCAGACGCCGAAACTCACCGACCGGACGTATGGAATCGACTCCGTCAAGAGACGGAGACCGTTGTCGAGCGTATCGCGAACAACCATGTGCAATATTACGGCTGGAGTGGCGCGTTAAACGGAGGCGACAAGCTGTTTATTACCAATCACTTGCAGCCATCTGACACGAACGATGATACCATGGCCGACAAAGCCGCGGCAACGAAAAAGGCAGTGAGCATGCCCACCATCGAACTCACGGACCTGACGCGCGCCGAGATCGAATCGGCCCTTCGCGATCTG comes from the Acidobacteriota bacterium genome and includes:
- a CDS encoding pitrilysin family protein, whose translation is MVVRDTLDNGLRLLTESIPYVRSVSFGVWLTRGSRQEGPAWPGIAHFVEHMLFKGSETRSAEAIAQAADSIGGQMDASTGKENANYSIKVLDEQLPVAVDILSDVVLHPRFADDDVQREKNVIVEEIKMVEDTPDDLVHELFLQQFWTGHPLSLPILGTRASIEALTTRALRDYFAATYTSDNLIIAAAGNLEHARVRELVEKAFGATRPGRPHVDDGPPTDTALVIIRNKDLEQSHICLGASAYPQDHPERYAALVLNTVMGGSMSSRLFQNVREKRGLAYSVGSGLSAFRDAGLLSIYAGCSNDRVGEVISVIMNELRQLATLPIAATELQRAKDNVKGGLLLGLESTWHRAAYLARQEMYFDRMFTIDETIAGITAVTIEDVARVARELLARAPLSVAVLGAVEGLSLVQDQLRVVS